The genomic interval CGGTATTTCCACGACGAAACAGCGGATCGGTATTTTGTCGGATCAAATTTCAGCTTCTGAAGGGCGTATTGCCGAGAAAGAGGCTGAAATTGAGCAAAAACAAAAAGAGTTTGATGCGCGTAAAGCTAAATTAAATGAACGCCTGGTGGAAATTTATAAAAAAGGCGACAATAATTTCATGGAAGTCCTTTTTCAATCAGAAAACTTTTCCGATTTTCTAACGCGGTTTGAATATATGAGCATGATTGCTAAAAAGGACCAAGATTTGTTGCGCGAGATTGCCACTATGCAAAAGAATTTGCAGGCCGATAAAGCCGCTTTGGAAGAAGAACGCACGCATTACAATGCGTTAAAATCTGAACAAGTGGATCACCAAGCAGGCCTTGAGCGACAAGAAGCCGAGAAGCAGGAACTGGCCAAAAACTTAAGTGACCAGGAAGCTTCTCTAAATGAACGCATTGCTGCGATGAATGCTGCCAGTGCTGATATTGGCAATCAGATTGTTGCCATTCAACAACGGGAGGCTGAGGCCGCTCGGGCGCGCGCAGCCCAACTGCAGGCACAACAGCAAGCGGCTCAAGGTGGACAGTTACCGGCAAATATGCCCAGTGCACCCATTACTGTATCAGCGGGAGGATATGTTTGGCCGGTACCCTCATCACATATGGTCAGTAGCCGTTATGGGTGGCGTGTTTATCCGTTCGGCGGAACCGATTTCCATATGGGTCAAGACATTGCCGCACCGATGGGGACGCCGATTGTCGCTTCAAGAAGTGGTAAAATCATCATCCAGGTTTATCATCCGAGTTACGGCAATTACGTTGTCATTGATCACGGTGACGGTGTGAGCACCGTTTATGCACATATGTCAGCATTTGCTTCCAGTTTGGGGGCAACGGTGAATGCCGGTGAAATTGTTGGCTTCATGGGGTCAACCGGTGATAGCACCGGTTCGCATTTGCACTTTGAAGTCCGCATCAATGGCCAGCATACGGATCCTGCTGCTTATATTGGTTGCTAATGTATCTCCCTGGTTCAGCACCGGGGAGATATTTCGTTAAATAAATAAAATTTTAGAGGTGTTTGTGTGACAGTCTTAACAAAGAAGCAGATCAAAGGTTTGCGCAAAATGGCGCAAACCACAAAAGGGACGGTGCAAGTCGGAAAGAGTGGTGTTACTGACGGCACCTTAATTAATTTAAATGAAGCGCTACTGGCCCATGAATTGGTCAAAGTGACCGTTTTAAAAAATTCCACCGATGCTATTGGGGATATTGCTGAAGCCTTGGCCGATGCATCTGAAGCCGTTCTTGTTCAGGTGATTGGTCGTCAGATTGTACTCTACAAGCAAAATCCTGATAAACCGTTCATCGAACTGGCGGACCTGTAAGATGGGGACGCATAATCATATTCGCCGGATTGTGGTAAAGGTGGGCACCAGTACCCTTATCCACGATAACGGAAAACCGAACTTACGGCGCATCAACCAGCTGGTTGAAACCTTGGTTGATTTGAGCAATTATGGGGTCGAATGTATCTTAGTTTCTTCTGGTGCCATCGGCATCGGTATGAGTCATTTGCGCTTAGCCCATCGCGGCAAGACCCTTTCTGAAAAGCAAGCTTTAGCGGCTGTGGGGCAGGGCTTGCTGATGCATATTTATGAACGCAAATTCAGTGAATTCGGCGCCACAGCGGCGCAAATTTTGCTGACGCGCGATGACTTATCCGATCGCCGGCGTTTCTTAAACGCACGCAATACCATTCATGAATTGCTCAAATTGGATGTGGTACCGGTCATCAATGAAAACGACACGGTTTCTGTCGATGAAATTCGCTTTGGTGATAACGATTCCTTGGCGGCCCTGGTGGCTATCTTAATTGACGCTGATTTAACCATCCTCTTAACCGACGTAGATGGTCTTTATACGGATAATCCGAGCCTTAACCCGGCGGCTGAAAAAATAGAGCGGGTGCCGGAAATCACAGCAGAATTAGAAAAAATAGCGGGGACTGCCGGTTCTTATGTGGGGACAGGCGGCATGAAAACAAAAATTGAAGCAGCCCGCATCGCTACATCTGCCGGTATTCCCTTGGTGATTGCATCCGGAAAGACGCCCAAGATTGTCTACGATATTGTCCACGGCAAATCAGTGGGGACCTACTTTGACGCGCAGCCGGTAACCCCCCATAGTCGAAAGAGCTGGATTATTTACGGCGCTCGTGCCTTAGGGGCTGTTGTCGTTGACGAGGGTGCTGTCTCCGCCATTGTTGATAGAGGGAAAAGCTTGTTGCCTGCAGGTATTCTTGCCGTGCAAGGGACCTTTGACCAGGGAGACATGGTAGACATTGTTTCATCTCATGGTAAAATAATAGCAAAAGGAATTTCAAATTACGCAGCATCAGACATTGAACGCATCAAAGGCTTGCAAACAAGTCAAGTGGATAAAGTATTAGATGGACACAGCTATGATGTGGTGATTCATCGCGACAATATGGGCTTGACCCATTGAAGGAGGCTCCTCCATGGCACTGGAACAAATGGCACGTAATGCAAAAGCCGCATCCAAAGTATTGGCCTTAAGTGATCACGTTATGAAAAATAATGCTTTAAAAGAAATGGCTGAAGCTTTACTCTTGGAAAAGGCCTATTTGCAAAACGAAAATAATAAAGATATGCAGGCGGCCAAAGAGGCGCATATGTCCAAGGCATTAATAGACAGACTTTTATTAACAGACCAGCGGATTGAAGATATGGCAAACGGGCTAAAAGCCTTGTGTGATATGCCCGACCCCATTGGTCGAGTTGATGAATCCTGGCGCACAGAGAACGGCTTGGAAATTTCCCGTCGGTCGGTGCCCTTAGGGGTTATTTTAATGATTTATGAAGCACGCCCGAATGTCACAGCTGACGCGGCAGGTCTTTGCCTGAAAAGCGGTAATGCAGTTATTTTACGCGGCAGCCGGTCGGCCCTCCATTCGAATATTGCCATCGTATCCGTTTTGAAGCGTGCTTTAGCAGAAACGGGCATACCGACAGATGCCATCCAATTTGTGGAAGATACCGATCACGAGGTTGTTGGCGAACTTTTACGCATGAATGAGTGGATTGACCTGGCCATTCCTCGGGGTGGTTCAGGTTTGATTCAAAGCGTGGTGCGTCAAGCCAGCATTCCGGTCATTGAAACAGGCGTTGGCAATTGCCACCTATATATAGATGCGTCAGCAGATTTAAGCAAGGGACAGGCCATCTTATTAAATGGGAAAGTCCAGCGCCCGGGGGTTTGCAATGCTTTGGAAACCTTGTTGGTGCATGCAGATATTGCCGATCAATTTTTACCTCAAGCCTTGGAAACCTTAAAGGCCGCCGGCGTTGAAATTCGCGGTTGCAGTCGGACCATGGCCTACGGTAAGGACATTATTGCTGCCAGTGAGGAAGACTATGCCACAGAGTTCCACGATTTAATTCTGGCCGTAAAAATTGTAGACAGTTTTGCCGATGCGGTCAGCCATATCAACCGCTACAGCAGCGGTCATTCAGATGTTATTGTGACAGACAGCTATAGCCGTGCCCAGGCCTTCCTCAATGAAATTGACGCAGCCTGTGTATATGTCAACGCTTCCAGTCGCTTTAGTGACGGTAGTGAATTTGGCTTTGGGGCAGAAATTGGCATCAGCACCCAGAAAATGCATGCCCGTGGACCGATGGGCATTGCAGCCTTGACCAGCTATAAATACACCATTTGCGGGGAAGGACAGATTCGCGAGTGAAGCGCCTCGCTTTCTTTGGCGGTAGTTTTAATCCGCCGCATAAGGCTCATGTGATGATTTTGGCAGAGATTGTTCAACGCTTTCAATTTGATCAAGTGGTGGTTGCACCGGCCAGTTGTCCGCCACATAAACAAGATGAGCACCAGGCCTCTTTTGCCCATCGCCTGGCCATGACAGAGCTTGCCTTTTTAGGGCTTCCAAACGTTCAAGTGAGTGATATAGAAGCAAGACGTGTCGGCCCGTCTTACAGTGTTGAAACCCTAAAGCATCTTAAACGAGACTACCCTGACCATGCGCTTTACATGATTACCGGTGGTGATGCCTATGCACAATTTTGCACCTGGCATCATTGGCAAGAGCTTTTGGATACGGCATGTCTGATCATAGCCCGCAGACCGGGCTATGCCTTGCGTGGCAACCAGGACTTGGAGGCGGTGGCTGCGAAAAGCCGCTGCGGCATGATTTTGATAACCGTTCCGCAAGTGCCGGTTTCGTCTACGGAAATACGGCAACAGATTGCCGACGGCCGGTTGAGCGATGCGGCGCTGCCGGAAACCGTAGCTGATTATATTGCGAAACAAGGGTTATACCGGTTGGGAGACTGATACATGGATGACACAGCATACCTTGCCATATTGAATCGTGAATTAGGACCAAAACGCGTTGCGCATTGTCAGCGCGTTGCCGAAACAGCTGTGGCTTTGGCGCATAAAAATCATGCCAACGAACGCTCTGCCTACATTGCCGGCTTGATGCATGATTATGCCAAAAAATTCGATTCCCGTCGGTTATTGGAAATTGCTTCTGAGGCCGACCTGGTGACAGACCCTTGTGAGCTGAAAGTGCCGAGCTTATTGCACGGGGCTGTCGGAGCTTATCTTTTAAAAAAGGAAAATATTGTTCAGGATGAAGCAGCCTTACAAGCCATGGCGCGCCATACAGTTGGCTGTGCGCACATGTCTTTATTGGATAAAGTGATTTACGTGGCAGACTATATTGAACCCGGTCGGACAACGCCGGGAGTAGAGTCTGTACGAAAAGCGGCCTTTAAAGATCTTGATCAAGGTGTATGGCTTTCTTTGACCCATTCATTGACCTGGCTGCTAAGGGAAAAACAGATTATTCATCCGCAATCGATTCAAATGTATAATTGGCTGCTAAGCGAGGTAGTAACTGTGCCTCGGGCCTGACCGAAAAGGAGTTTTAATTTGGAACTTGAACTGAAAAGTATTGTTCAAACACTTGAAGAACATAAAGGCGAAGATATTAAGGTGTTGGAAATTGGCGCTTTATCCAGCATTGGCGATTATTTTGTATTGGCAACTGCCTTGAATCAGACACATGCCCAGGCCTTGGCACATTACGTGGAAGCGGATGTGGTTAAAGCCGGCGGTGAAAAACCGCTGCGCATTGAAGGTTTGCGCGAAGGCGATTGGATTCTTATGGACTATGGCGATATTGTGGTCCATATCTTCACTGCCGATCAACGTGCTTACTACGGGTTGGAAAAACTGTGGGGCGATGCCAATGAATATAACATTGCACCTTGGCTTGAACTTGTCGAACAGAAACGCTCATGAGACCGGTTGCCATTTTTGATTCAGGCATTGGCGGCTTGACCGTGATGCATGAGGCGATGGAACGCCTCCCTGATTTACCGGTGATTTTTTATGCGGATCAGGCGCATGTCCCATATGGCAACAAGACGCCGGATATGATTCGACGTTATATGCATCAGATGATGGCGGACTTGGCGCCTTATCATGTCCAAGCCCTTCTTTTGGCCTGCAATACGGCCACCAGTGCTGCTGCCGAGGACTTGCGCGCCACTGCTGATATTCCAATCATCGGTATGGAACCGGCGGTAAAACCTGCCGTGCTGCAGGAAGCGCCGGGACAAAAAATTTTAGTCAGTGCGACAGATTTGACCTTGCGCTTAGACAAGCTCAACCGCTTAATTGATGATTTGGGCGCAGGAGAGCGGATTTGTCGTGTTTCATTTCAAAAACTGGTTCAGTTTGCTGAACAAGGGGATTTTGACAGTCCGGCAGTATACCGCTATCTGGAGGACCAGCTCTCGCCGTTTGACATGCGTGAGGTTGGTGCCCTAGTTTTGGGCTGTACACATTTTATTTATTACAAACCTGTTTTTAAGGCCCTTTTGCCGCCATCTGTTGATGTTTTGGATGGCAATGAAGGAACCGTCAAAAGATTGCAGAGCTTGCTGACCTATGACCCTGTAGGCGAAGGTGGCCACACATCATCGCACCCGATTTTTTTAGTGTCGGGAAAACCGGCAAATGAGCAGCAAACAATGTTTTTCCATAGGTGTTTGGATCGCTTGAAAAATTGCTAGGAGGTGGTATAAAGTGCAAAAGATGCTATTTGTGATTAATCCTGCTGCTGGACGCAGCAGTTTACGCGACACGTTAATGAGTGTGGTGAAGATTTTTTCAGATGCGGATTACCTGGTAACGCTTTATATCACGAAGTGCTCCAGAGATGGACAGGCGCAGGTGGCTGCTTGGGCCCATCAATATGACGTCGTGGTCTGCGCCGGTGGTGACGGCACCTTAAATGAGGTTGTCAACGGTATTCTGTCAAACGGAGCAGATGTACCACTTGGTTATATCCCCGTCGGCACAACGAATGACTTTGCCACCAGCCATCAGCTGAGCCGTATTCCACGACAAGCGGCACAACATATTGTGGACGGTCAACCATTTGGCCATGATATTGGTGAATTTAACGGGGTTTATTTTACATATGTGGCGGCTTGTGGCCTGTTTTCTGATGTTTCCTTCTCAACGCCACAAGCCTTGAAAAATGCCTTTGGACGTTTCGCTTATTACTTTGAAGGGGCGCGAAAAATTCAGGAAATCACCCAGGATTTTCCTCTAAATCTGACCGTTGATGGGGAAGAAATCAATGGCAAATATTGTTTTTTGGCCATTGCCAACTCTTTGTCTCTTGGCGGCGTTCTTCAATTCCCTGAAAATCTGGTTTCCCTTTCAGATGGTATTTTAGAAGTTCTAGCAATACGCGCACCGCAAAATCCAATTGAATTTCACAATTTGATGCGGGCCATGGTGGAGAAAGATTACAACAATAACTTGATCCGTTGTATTCATGGGAAAGAAATACGCGTACAGAGTGATATTCCTTTAGCTTGGACGCTTGACGGCGAATCCGGAGGGGAGCATACGGATGTCACCATTCGTGTCTGCAAACAACAGATTCGATTGATTTACTAACAGATAAATGACAATGAAGGATGGTAGCCGTTTATGATTCAATTTCAAAACGTAAAGAAGCGGTTTAAAAACGGTACAGTTGCGCTGGAGGACATCAATTTAACCATACACGACGGTGAATTTGTCTATATCGTTGGTATGAGCGGGGCCGGAAAGTCCACCTTGATTAAACTGCTGCTGAAAGAGTATGATGTTTCAGCTGGGCATATCACAGTTGATGGCTTGCGTCTGGACCAGATTCCCAGGTGGAAAATTCCTGCTTACCGACGCAATATTGGCTTTGTTTTTCAAAACTTTCGACTCCTTTCAGATCGTACCGCTTATGAAAACGTGGCTTTTGCCTGTGAATGCATGGGCTTGAGCAGCCGGGAGGTACGGCGCAAAAGCAGGGAGGCCCTGCAATTTGTCGGATTACGGGACCGGATGCGTCACCGTCCGGATGAATTGTCTGCCGGTGAACAACAGCGGGTGTCCATTGCGCGAGCGGTTATCAATAATCCGCGCATTGTCATTTGTGATGAACCGACAGGGAATTTAGACCATCAAACCGCTGCCGGAATTATGCAACTGATGGAAAATATTCATCAAACAGGTGCTACGGTACTTATGGCGACCCATGACAGACGTTTGATGGACAACCATATTCATCGTGTGGTCAGTTTAGCCGATGGGCATATTGTTGGCGATACACGACCGACTACAAGGGGGCTACGCCATGAAGTGGATTAATCATATGATGTACGGCCTGCGCGATACCTTTCGGGCGCTCACACGCCATAAAGCCATGGCCGGTTTGACGACACTGACCATAGCCATTACTCTTTTTATTCTCGGTGCGGTGATTTTATTTGCCTTAAACAGCCAGGCTGCGTCTCAAAAGGTTGAGTCTGAACTGGAAATGGTGGCTTATCTCAAGCAAGATTTGGATAATGAAACCATTGCAAAGTTGGGTGATGAGATTGCCAAACTGCCTGAAGTTACAACGGTTAAATTTGTCAGCAAAGAAGAGGCCATTGATAATTTAAATGCGCGTTTTCAAGCCGATGATAATTTAAAAGAATCGCTTGAAGGTGATAACCCCCTACCGGATTCTTACCGGATAAAATTAGAAAATGCCCAGGACAGTACTGCTGTAGCCAATAAAATCAAAGGTATGCAGGGCATTGAAGAGTTGCGTTATGGTGAGGACTTGGTACGTAATGTGGTCCAATTAAACCATTCTGTCAAAGTTTTTGTGCTGATTGCGGTTTTATTGATGCTTTTTGCCGCCTTATTTTTGATCAGCAGTACCATTAGCTTAACAGTTGCCGGCCGGCGGGATGAAATTTACATCATGTCTTTAATTGGGGCAACCGGCGGGATTATTCGCATGCCATTTTTTTTAGAAGGGATTATCATTGGGGCAACCGGTTCAATCCTCTCTATTGCGGCCTTGTATTTTGGGTATAGTAAATTAGAGATGTATATTTCTCATTTATTGCCATTTCTACCCATTTACGTGAATATGCCTGTTATTTATGCTTTGATGGGCGTTCTGTTGGCCATTGGCATCGTTTTAGGCGCTGTCGGCAGTGCATTTGCAGTTCGCAAGCATTTGAATGTGTAATTTAAACAGCACACGTATGTGAAGTGTGCTGTTTTTTTATAAGGAGGCTCTACTTATGGATCAAGTTCTTTCCGTTGCTCTCCAGCCAATTATCGATGCCGGACCGCGCATTGGTATTGTTTTAGGATCCGGATTAAATAACTTTGCCGAGGAAATAAATAACGCCATCTCCATCCCTTATACAGATATTCCGGGTTTAAAAGCTTCTACTGCACCGGGTCATCGAGGCCGTTTCGTTGTCGGGCACTTGTCGGGTGTGCCGGTATTGGCTATGCAGGGGCGGTTACATTATTATGAAGGATATCAAATGTCGGATGTGGTCTATCCCATTCGCTTGATGCATCGCCTGGGCATTCGAACCTTGCTCTTGTCGAATGCTGCTGGAGGAATTAACGAAAATTTTTCAGTTGGCGATTTAATGCTGATTAAAGACCATATCAATTTTATGGGCACCAATCCGCTGATCGGTCCGGTACAGGCTGACGAACTGCGGTTTCCGGACATGACCTATGGATATGACCCTGGTTTACAGGATATTTTTCGAAATGCAGCTGCAGACCTGGGCATTTCTTTATGCGAGGGCGTTTACCTGGGTACGTCAGGACCCAGTTATGAAACGCCTGCGGAAATTAGAGCCTTTCGCAGCTTAGGTGCTGATGCCGTTGGCATGTCAACGGTGCCGGAGGTCATTACGGCTAATGCGCTTAAAATGAAAGTGGCAGCTGTGTCCTGTATTGCTAATATGGCGGCCGGCATTTTACCGGAACGTTTAACAGAAGAAGATGTCTTGGCGGCGGGGAAATTGGTTGAGAAAAAATTTTCCGCTTTGCTTCGCCGGGCAGTTGAATCTCTGGAGGAATAGAAATGAAAGGAAACTTTAAATCGCTACCTCCGGCTTTATCGTATGACCCATCTACCAATACGATGATCATCATCGATCAAACGGCTTTGCCTGGCCGCCTGTCTCTAAAAAAATTGACGACCATTGATGATGTTTTCTATGCCATTAAAAATATGGAAGTGCGGGGCGCTCCGCTTATTGGGCTAACAGCAGCTTACGGTTTACTGCTGTACGCCAATACAATCCGAACCGACGACCGCCTCTTCTTTTGGAGCCAAATGAAATCGGCTGCAAATTACTTAAAAAGCGCACGCCCCACTGCAGTGAATCTTTTTCGGGACGTTGACTGCGTTATGTCTGTGTTTCGTACATTGGCAGGTGCACCAGTTGAAAAAATTATTGATGAGATTAAATTTCGTGTGGGGATTTTAAAAGAAGCAATCATCAAACAAGAGAATGCCATCGGAAAGACCGGGGCAGCTTTCTTGAAAGATGGCGACACGGTCATGACCTATTGTAATGCAGGGGCACTGGCAACCGGCGGTAAAAAAGGAACCGCTTTGGCGCCTATTTATACAGGTCATGAAATGGGGTTAAACTTATCGGTCATCGCTTGTGAAACCCGGCCTGTTTTACAGGGGATGCGCCTCACGGCATTTGAATTGGCGAAAAATAATGTTCCCGTACAAGTCATTTGCGACAACATGGCGGCCACGGTCATGAAACAACAACCCATTGCCGCAATTTTTGTCGGCGCAGACCGCATTGCTGCAAACGGTGATGTGGCAAATAAAATAGGTACCTATGGGCTAGCCACCCTGGCCCTTGCGCACCAGGTACCTTTTTATGTCTGCGCCCCAACCTCTACATTAGATCTGGATCTGCCATCGGGAGACGCCATACCGATTGAACAGCGGGATGGTGCAGAATTGACGGATTTATGGTTTGCCTCGAGCATGGCCGTTCAAACCGCATCGGTTTACAATCCTTCATTTGATGTCACCCCTTATCACATGATTACAGGCGGAATTATTACAGAAAACGGATTTTGGAAACCGGAGGCCCATCATGGTTGACTGGCTGGCAGAACGAATGTTGGTTGAAGCGGCACACGCACTGGCGCAAGATCATTTGGTAACCGCAACGGACGGCAATTTGAGCATGCGGTCTAGGGAGACCTACCTGATTACGCCAAGCGGTTGCGAAAAGCGCGCCTTAGAGGTGAAAGATCTTAGCCATCTGACCATTGATGGAAAGCTGGTTGAAGGTCCGGCCCCCAGTAGCGAATGGGCTTTTCACCTGGCCATCTATGCTAAGCGTCCGGAAATAAATGCCGTCTGTCATGCCCACCCGGACATGGCCACTGCTTTGGCATCGCAAGATTTAGCAGAGCGTCCGCGCCTGTTATTTGATGCCGAAAGACGGTTTCCCCGGATCGCTTATATTCCACGCCTCGCACCAGGCAGCGCGGAATTGGCGGAAGCCGTGGGCAGGGCTGCTGCGGAATGCGATGCGATTTTACTAGCGGATCATGGTGCCATTACCTGGGGAGAAAACCCGCAAGTAGCAGTTCACCAGATGGCAGCTTTAGAGCGGTGGGCCCGGACAATCTGTATTTTGGAAAACCGCTGCATGTAATTTATTTTTCTACCCTGTTGTGTTACAATTAATAAATGACGGAAAAAGGAGGGGTATGTCATGCAATTCGAGAATAACTTGAGTGCCATCCGGGCCTTACAAAACGATTTTACGGTGGTTGGTACATCTATTTTTGCTGATTTTCCGGAAACGTTTAATTGTTTTGAAGTCCTAAGCGCCTTCCAATTGCCTAAGCTCCTTTTCCCGAACGCAACGGATCCCGAACGGGTAAAGCGCTTTTGCATCAACAGTTCCTTGGTATTTTTAGCCGTCAAAACGCATATATTGACCATGGACTTAACCTATTCGGAAACAGAGAAAAAGCTGGAAATGGCCGTCTTAAACGGGGATTTGTTGAGCGGCCGATTTGCAAAACGGATGATAATAGATGATGAGTTGGACTTGCTGAAAGAGTGGCTTGACCGCCTTCTGCCCTTTTACAGTGATTTAACGGATATGAGCTTGGCGGGAGTCGACAAATCAGAGCGGATGCTATACTGTTCCAGCAAGCTTTTAACCA from Peptococcus niger carries:
- a CDS encoding murein hydrolase activator EnvC family protein, whose amino-acid sequence is MHAPNKVLASCLMLSMAGGLILPQAAEASSVQDLQNKKSHLEADIKAAKADRDKTAGNKRSNAQALEAIQAGISTTKQRIGILSDQISASEGRIAEKEAEIEQKQKEFDARKAKLNERLVEIYKKGDNNFMEVLFQSENFSDFLTRFEYMSMIAKKDQDLLREIATMQKNLQADKAALEEERTHYNALKSEQVDHQAGLERQEAEKQELAKNLSDQEASLNERIAAMNAASADIGNQIVAIQQREAEAARARAAQLQAQQQAAQGGQLPANMPSAPITVSAGGYVWPVPSSHMVSSRYGWRVYPFGGTDFHMGQDIAAPMGTPIVASRSGKIIIQVYHPSYGNYVVIDHGDGVSTVYAHMSAFASSLGATVNAGEIVGFMGSTGDSTGSHLHFEVRINGQHTDPAAYIGC
- a CDS encoding YhbY family RNA-binding protein; this encodes MTVLTKKQIKGLRKMAQTTKGTVQVGKSGVTDGTLINLNEALLAHELVKVTVLKNSTDAIGDIAEALADASEAVLVQVIGRQIVLYKQNPDKPFIELADL
- the proB gene encoding glutamate 5-kinase, which codes for MGTHNHIRRIVVKVGTSTLIHDNGKPNLRRINQLVETLVDLSNYGVECILVSSGAIGIGMSHLRLAHRGKTLSEKQALAAVGQGLLMHIYERKFSEFGATAAQILLTRDDLSDRRRFLNARNTIHELLKLDVVPVINENDTVSVDEIRFGDNDSLAALVAILIDADLTILLTDVDGLYTDNPSLNPAAEKIERVPEITAELEKIAGTAGSYVGTGGMKTKIEAARIATSAGIPLVIASGKTPKIVYDIVHGKSVGTYFDAQPVTPHSRKSWIIYGARALGAVVVDEGAVSAIVDRGKSLLPAGILAVQGTFDQGDMVDIVSSHGKIIAKGISNYAASDIERIKGLQTSQVDKVLDGHSYDVVIHRDNMGLTH
- a CDS encoding glutamate-5-semialdehyde dehydrogenase; amino-acid sequence: MALEQMARNAKAASKVLALSDHVMKNNALKEMAEALLLEKAYLQNENNKDMQAAKEAHMSKALIDRLLLTDQRIEDMANGLKALCDMPDPIGRVDESWRTENGLEISRRSVPLGVILMIYEARPNVTADAAGLCLKSGNAVILRGSRSALHSNIAIVSVLKRALAETGIPTDAIQFVEDTDHEVVGELLRMNEWIDLAIPRGGSGLIQSVVRQASIPVIETGVGNCHLYIDASADLSKGQAILLNGKVQRPGVCNALETLLVHADIADQFLPQALETLKAAGVEIRGCSRTMAYGKDIIAASEEDYATEFHDLILAVKIVDSFADAVSHINRYSSGHSDVIVTDSYSRAQAFLNEIDAACVYVNASSRFSDGSEFGFGAEIGISTQKMHARGPMGIAALTSYKYTICGEGQIRE
- the nadD gene encoding nicotinate (nicotinamide) nucleotide adenylyltransferase encodes the protein MKRLAFFGGSFNPPHKAHVMILAEIVQRFQFDQVVVAPASCPPHKQDEHQASFAHRLAMTELAFLGLPNVQVSDIEARRVGPSYSVETLKHLKRDYPDHALYMITGGDAYAQFCTWHHWQELLDTACLIIARRPGYALRGNQDLEAVAAKSRCGMILITVPQVPVSSTEIRQQIADGRLSDAALPETVADYIAKQGLYRLGD
- the yqeK gene encoding bis(5'-nucleosyl)-tetraphosphatase (symmetrical) YqeK, with translation MDDTAYLAILNRELGPKRVAHCQRVAETAVALAHKNHANERSAYIAGLMHDYAKKFDSRRLLEIASEADLVTDPCELKVPSLLHGAVGAYLLKKENIVQDEAALQAMARHTVGCAHMSLLDKVIYVADYIEPGRTTPGVESVRKAAFKDLDQGVWLSLTHSLTWLLREKQIIHPQSIQMYNWLLSEVVTVPRA
- the rsfS gene encoding ribosome silencing factor, with amino-acid sequence MELELKSIVQTLEEHKGEDIKVLEIGALSSIGDYFVLATALNQTHAQALAHYVEADVVKAGGEKPLRIEGLREGDWILMDYGDIVVHIFTADQRAYYGLEKLWGDANEYNIAPWLELVEQKRS
- the murI gene encoding glutamate racemase; the encoded protein is MRPVAIFDSGIGGLTVMHEAMERLPDLPVIFYADQAHVPYGNKTPDMIRRYMHQMMADLAPYHVQALLLACNTATSAAAEDLRATADIPIIGMEPAVKPAVLQEAPGQKILVSATDLTLRLDKLNRLIDDLGAGERICRVSFQKLVQFAEQGDFDSPAVYRYLEDQLSPFDMREVGALVLGCTHFIYYKPVFKALLPPSVDVLDGNEGTVKRLQSLLTYDPVGEGGHTSSHPIFLVSGKPANEQQTMFFHRCLDRLKNC
- a CDS encoding diacylglycerol/lipid kinase family protein codes for the protein MLFVINPAAGRSSLRDTLMSVVKIFSDADYLVTLYITKCSRDGQAQVAAWAHQYDVVVCAGGDGTLNEVVNGILSNGADVPLGYIPVGTTNDFATSHQLSRIPRQAAQHIVDGQPFGHDIGEFNGVYFTYVAACGLFSDVSFSTPQALKNAFGRFAYYFEGARKIQEITQDFPLNLTVDGEEINGKYCFLAIANSLSLGGVLQFPENLVSLSDGILEVLAIRAPQNPIEFHNLMRAMVEKDYNNNLIRCIHGKEIRVQSDIPLAWTLDGESGGEHTDVTIRVCKQQIRLIY
- the ftsE gene encoding cell division ATP-binding protein FtsE — translated: MIQFQNVKKRFKNGTVALEDINLTIHDGEFVYIVGMSGAGKSTLIKLLLKEYDVSAGHITVDGLRLDQIPRWKIPAYRRNIGFVFQNFRLLSDRTAYENVAFACECMGLSSREVRRKSREALQFVGLRDRMRHRPDELSAGEQQRVSIARAVINNPRIVICDEPTGNLDHQTAAGIMQLMENIHQTGATVLMATHDRRLMDNHIHRVVSLADGHIVGDTRPTTRGLRHEVD
- the ftsX gene encoding permease-like cell division protein FtsX, whose protein sequence is MKWINHMMYGLRDTFRALTRHKAMAGLTTLTIAITLFILGAVILFALNSQAASQKVESELEMVAYLKQDLDNETIAKLGDEIAKLPEVTTVKFVSKEEAIDNLNARFQADDNLKESLEGDNPLPDSYRIKLENAQDSTAVANKIKGMQGIEELRYGEDLVRNVVQLNHSVKVFVLIAVLLMLFAALFLISSTISLTVAGRRDEIYIMSLIGATGGIIRMPFFLEGIIIGATGSILSIAALYFGYSKLEMYISHLLPFLPIYVNMPVIYALMGVLLAIGIVLGAVGSAFAVRKHLNV
- a CDS encoding purine-nucleoside phosphorylase, which translates into the protein MDQVLSVALQPIIDAGPRIGIVLGSGLNNFAEEINNAISIPYTDIPGLKASTAPGHRGRFVVGHLSGVPVLAMQGRLHYYEGYQMSDVVYPIRLMHRLGIRTLLLSNAAGGINENFSVGDLMLIKDHINFMGTNPLIGPVQADELRFPDMTYGYDPGLQDIFRNAAADLGISLCEGVYLGTSGPSYETPAEIRAFRSLGADAVGMSTVPEVITANALKMKVAAVSCIANMAAGILPERLTEEDVLAAGKLVEKKFSALLRRAVESLEE